The Thermus oshimai DSM 12092 genome contains the following window.
TAGGGTGCGGTACGAGGCGGACCTGGCGGACAACCTGGGCAACCTGGTCCAGCGCCTTAGGGCCATGCTCCTCCGCTTCGCGGAGGGGAGGATCCCGGGGCCCGTGCCGGGGGAGGGGCTCGAGGCCGGCACCGCCCTCCTGGAGCGCCTCCGCCCGCTGGTGCGGGAGCTCCGCTTCCACCTGGCCCTGGAGGCGGTGATGGACTACGTGAAGGCCCTAAACCGCTACCTCAACGAGAAGCGGCCCTGGGAGCTCGCGAAGGAAGACCCCGAAGGAGCCCGGGCGGTGCTCTACCGGGTGGTGGAGGGCCTGAGGATCGCTTCGGTCCTCCTCACCCCCGCCATGCCGGACAAGATGGCCGAGCTCCGGCGGGCCCTGGGCCTTCCCGAGCCCGAAAGCCTGGAGGAGGCCGGGCGCTGGGGCCTCACCCCTCCTGGCCCCCTCCCCCAGGAGGCCCCCATCCTCTTCCCCAAGGAGGAGAAGCCCCTTAAGGCGGGCTCCAAGGAGGAAAACGCTGTGGAACCCATCTCCATAGAGGACTTCGCCAAGGTGGAGCTAAGGGTGGCGGAGGTGGTGGCCGCGGAGCGCCACCCCAACGCGGACCGCCTCCTGGTCCTCCGGCTTTCCCTGGGTGGGGAGGAGCGGACCGTGGTCTCGGGCATCGCCAAGTGGTACCGCCCGGAGGACCTGGTGGGGAGGAAGGTGGTCCTGGTGGCCAACCTCAAGCCGGCCAAGCTTCGGGGGGTGGAAAGCCAGGGGATGATCCTCGCGGCCCAGGAGGGGGAGAAGCTCGTCCTGGTGACGGTGGACGGGGATATCCCCCCGGGGGCGGTGGTGCGGTAGAAGCCCCGCCGCAGCCCAAGCTGCGGCGGGGGCCTCGGAAAGGGAGGGGCTGGACCCCTCCCTTTTACTTTCCGTTCAGCTCCTCCAGGGCCCGCTTCAGGATGGCGTCCCCCTCGAGGTCCAAGACCGCCTGCCCCCGCTCCTCGGGGAGGGGGCGCTGGCGCTGGGGCTCGGCGTAGGTGAACTTGCCCTCGCTGTCGGCCTTCACCCGCACCGTCTTGCCGTTTAGGGTGACGGCGATCTCCGCCCCCGGGGGCGCCCCCGCGCCCTGGAGGGAGAAGGGGGTGGGGAAGCGGGTGTCCTTCACCTCGATGTCCGGCTTCAGGCCCTCCTGGTTGATGGCCCGGCGCTTGGGGGTGAGCCACTCAAAGGTCACCAGGGTGAGCTCCCCGCCGTTGGCTAGGGTGAAGGGGGTCTGGCCCACGCCCTTGCCGAAGGTCTTCTCCCCGATGACCTTGGCCCGGCCGTAGTCCTGGAGGGCCCCGGCCACGATCTCGCTGGCGGAGGCGGAGTTGCCGTTCACCAGGACCACCATGGGTCCCTCCCACAGGGGCCGCCCCGAGGCCTCGCACCAGACCCGGGTGAGGTTCTTGGTGCGGGTGTAGACGATGGGGCCTTCCTTGAGGAAGGCGCTCGCCACCGCGCAGCCCTGGTCCAGGAGGCCGCCCCCGTTGTCCCTCAGGTCAAAGATGAGCTTCCTCACCCCCTGGGCCTTGAGCTCGTCCAGGGCCTTCTTGAGCTGGTCCTCCACCTTGAAGTTGGCGAAGGTTTCCAAGGCCACATAGCCCACGTCCCCGATGCGTCCGGTGGAAACGGAGACGATCTCCACCCGTTCCCGGATGAGCTCAAAGACCAGGGGGGCGGGCACCCCTTCCCGCCTGATCTTCAGGGTGACCTTGGTCCCCTCGCGGCCGCGGATTTTGGCCACCACCTCCTGCAGGGGGAGCTTGGTCACGTCCTGGCCGTCCACCTCGAGGATGACGTCCCCCGCGCGGATCCCGGCCCGCTGGGCGGGGAGGCCCTTCATGACCCCCTCCACCTTGGCCCCGGTGCCGTCGGGGTTGGCGGGGGAGAGGGTGGCCCCGATGCCGAAGAACTCGCCCCTTAAGTCCTCCTGGCGGAGGCTTGCCCGCTGGGGCGGGGAGTAGCTGGTGAAGGGGTCTTCCAGGGCCTCTATCATCCCCCCGATGGCCCCC
Protein-coding sequences here:
- a CDS encoding S41 family peptidase; translated protein: MKKRAWFLVGLGVLLALVYAQLQRPQAETLLQNPNGQALLEVYQRIQQDYLEPLPREKLNKILEGAIGGMIEALEDPFTSYSPPQRASLRQEDLRGEFFGIGATLSPANPDGTGAKVEGVMKGLPAQRAGIRAGDVILEVDGQDVTKLPLQEVVAKIRGREGTKVTLKIRREGVPAPLVFELIRERVEIVSVSTGRIGDVGYVALETFANFKVEDQLKKALDELKAQGVRKLIFDLRDNGGGLLDQGCAVASAFLKEGPIVYTRTKNLTRVWCEASGRPLWEGPMVVLVNGNSASASEIVAGALQDYGRAKVIGEKTFGKGVGQTPFTLANGGELTLVTFEWLTPKRRAINQEGLKPDIEVKDTRFPTPFSLQGAGAPPGAEIAVTLNGKTVRVKADSEGKFTYAEPQRQRPLPEERGQAVLDLEGDAILKRALEELNGK